From the Aspergillus puulaauensis MK2 DNA, chromosome 1, nearly complete sequence genome, the window CAATAATGCAGTGGTGGATCAAGAAGCGCGCTGCTGCAGAGAGTATGATTAGCTAGGGTCATATCCAGATATTTAGGCCTCTGCAGCACTTCATAACGGAAAACCAGGAGCATATCTCAACAAGGAGTGCGTGAAGGGTTTAGCGAGTGAGGTGACATGAGAACGATAAAGGATGATCTGTAGCCCTAAATACTTTATTCCGTCAAAGCTATGCTTTCGGAGATCCATTTGTGTAGGAATGATGGATTGTATAAAGAAAGACTGTGCAAAACAGCTTCCATTACCTGGACAGATTCTGGTTCTTCAAGTTATTTCAGGAATATTCTCTCTGGCTTCCTGCATCTGTCAACCCCGATATCGGCTGAGGGAATTCCTTACTGTGAATCAACACAAAGTAACATCTTCACTGGAATAACAAGTAAACAAGCCCAGCAAGCTATCCGCCCGCCTTCTCACATTATCCCCGGACTGTTTCTTCCCTTTCATTGTCCATAACAAGCCCAGTGGTTCTTTCACCTGTCTACCAACCAGAAAGTTGAAACAATATCCATTTTACTCGAACCATGGAGACCACGAGCCCCATCTTCCCCGACGAGATCCTCCTTGAAGTTTGTCGCGTAGCAGCTGAGGGCTTCACCCTGGATGAAGTCTTTACCCTCAGAGGCGTCAACAGTATGAGCAATTCCAGCTACCAGGAAGACACAATACTAACCGCTCCTGTTTTCTAGCCCTATTCGCAGACGAACTGTTCAAGGCAATGGTGCGCAATGGCCGTCTAGAAAATGAGGGCTTCATCACCCGCGATAAAGGACTTCATGAAATTCAGAAGACTGCATGGGAAAGCTGCCCAATGACACTCCAAGTGAAATACCTGCGCCTGAAGCTTCAAAACCACCAGACAAACCCTACCGCATTTACTACCTACATGACTGAGATTTTGCAGATGGATGAGGTCAAGAACGCTGAGCCCGCGGAGCAGGACGTAATACGCGAGAAACTGCTCTACGGCGCCACAGCCACCCCGATACTTGAGTACACCAGATTCGTCGAGCCCTACGGCGATCACCATTCTGCCAAACACGGAAATGGACAGCCTTTCAATCCTAAAGTATCCTATGATGTCCTCCTCGCGGCCAGCGCCATACGTCGTGGCGACGAGGTAGAATTCGCCCGCATCTTCGACAACGACGGAGAGATACCACTGGAATGCGGACGCTTCTACATTGTGCCCATCTACGTTTTGGCCCTGTACGGCACACTCAGCATGGCCAGGGCCGTAGCCAGGAAGAGCGTCGTTTTCCGCAATGACCCCAAACTGGGTGTTTCAACACTCATTCGCCTCTCAGTGGCCAAAGGGAATAAGGAAGCAGTGAATGTGTGGATGCCCATCCTGAGGGCGAAGTGGGATGTTAATTTCCTGGATGAAATGGAGGCCGCCCTGGTTGGCCCTCTTGGATTCATAAATCCCGGCATGGTAAAATTCGTCCTCCAGAGGTGCCTGATGACGGACCGTGTCCTGTACTACAAGCTTCTTCCGATTGCTGTCGAGTACGGCCACATTGACATTGTGGAGTTCATCGTGCGTTATCCATTATTCGACGCATCGGATGCTGAGTTTTACTGTTGGGTCCATCCCCTTGAGCTTGCAAAGGATCTTGAGGACcaagaggagaggaaggacaTGATTGAGATACTCGTAAGTGCCGGCTTCGATGCGGACGTGTGGGTGCGTCGAGTTGAGGGTAGGCGCGTGGTCTTGGTTACGACCGGCGAGTCTGATCActtggaggatgacgatgaggtcgATGATGGCGAGAGAAGTGATGACGATTTAGAATGGGAGGATCTCGAAGCGGAGTTACATCCCGACATTGAATTGAACGAGGATGAATGGGATCTCACGGTGAAGATGTCTCAGCTCACATTTTGACCAGGAATACCTCGATGGGAATGAATCAGAATGGATGGACATGCAGATAGCAATTCTTCATTGGATTATGAAACCAAATTGTATTGATTTGAATCTCATCATGAAGATTGGATTCACGCTGGAAACTATCGAAGTACATATCGAATGATGGCCACAACACTTTGTAATGGAGTGGGAGAACAAGCATCTTGAACATGGGATACTCGTCCATAGCAACCGTAAGAACATGGAAATGGAATATCCTGATATCTTGGAATTTGCAATCTGTAACATCAATATCGTAAGATCTGGTGTGTTGAAATTGTGAGGGTGAGATACATGGTTCTGTCTGTCCGTAGACACCACCAGGGCGATGTATTAAGAAGAAAGAGTACATGGTCCATGAGTAGGCCCGAGTCCCAAAAGCCGAATACCCCAGCTTCCTATAATTCAAAATAACCTGACTGCTCACAGAGAAGGTGAAGTCTGTGTAAACCCGTTAACCCCGGCACACAGCCCTATCCAGCTCTTGCCCTCGCCCAgtcaccacaacaaccaaacAGAAGGATATGTGAGATGCCTGATTTTAAGATTCACCGTTATTGTTATATCCTACTGCATTCTACAAGACTCTCTGTAACTTGGACCCCCTCAAGGCGCAGACTAATATAGACCACTTGGTCTGTCGCATATCCAGGTGCAGGCTCTGAATACTGCATGAATGTCTTCGAGACtgttctctcttttcttgtccGGCCTGAGTCGAATATAGACCCACACAAGCTGTCACTTACCCAAGGGCTATTGGGTGAGGCTCCTTGGTAGGTGTTGATAGCGGAGTGCTGTGCCACTTAACACTGAATCAATAACCAGATTATTCACAAATGTCCGGATTGCTGTGAAAGGCACTGTGGTTTCAGATAAGGAAATTCTAAGAGCCATGTAATAAGAAGTCGGTGTATTCATCGCTCAGGGTGTCAGTGTTTAGTATGTTTCGCCACCAAGGTGCTATATAACCACGATCAATAGCGATGAGATTGCCTTTTCGCTTCACTCTTCCCTTGGCCTGGTACAATTCTTCAATCACTTTATTAATTGCTTATTAAGAACACCTTCCATCTGCCCACCACAGAGACTCCCGTTGCCGCATTCAAACCTCCGTGTTAACGGGAACGTGAAGGAAGATGCCTGCGAAAGGCTATAAGAGCGACCACCATCTCCCACTCGAAGTTCTTTTCGAAATTGTCGACATAGCAGTCCTGACCCTCCCTACTAATGAGATCTTTGGTCTTTGGGGAGTAAATGGTACGTTCATCTCCATACTTACATTGCTGTTGCCGAATCGACTAACAAACGCACCCAGAGACATTCGCATACCAGGCCGAGAAGACTCTGTTCAGACTGCTGGACAGAGAGCCCAGGAAATGGGACTCCGTTCCTCATTCTCTGAGGGTCAAGTACCTGCACCGGAAATATGATCCCAACCCGGACTCCTGCTACCTCTCCGCGTTTATACATGAAATGCTTGCATTGGATACAGCCGCAGACAAGGATGCCTTGAGGACCAAGCTAATCGAGGGCATTGCTCATGGACACTACCGGCTTAGATACCTCCTAGGCCCAAAGGTTGAAATGCGATCTACGCCCTGGTTGAAATCCTGGAGTCATGGGACACTCGCGGACGATTTCAACGTTGTGCTCGCGTGCAGAGCCATACACCGTCAAGATGTCAGCGAGTTTCAAGCGATATTCCCCGCATGCAACGCTGTATACGGATATCGCTTTCAGCTATCTATCTTGGAGGAGGCTGCAAGGGCAGGAAGCCGAGAGATCCTGACGATCTTGCTTCCTTACACCATGACGCAGGAGCTCCATGCCAGCCAGACAAGTCGGATAAACCATGTGTATGGGAATGCCACTCGTCTCCGACCCGAGCCAGTCAGCGGGGGGATTGAAACTGGGTTTACTCGTGCATTGGTACCCATTGCCATCGCGAGCGAGAACCGTGCGGCACTGGAGGTGTGGTTCgaggggttgaagaaacTACCTGGACACACATTCGAGGCTACCACAGTCAGCATTATGAAAACCCTGACAGCGGACCCAGAAATCCACAAAAGAGAGCTGTCGGAATGGTTCTGGATGTCACTGTCCAACACGGTTACCAATAAGAACATACAGCATGTCACCTTCGTCAGCGCTGTCGAGCACAATGAGATCGCAGTTATCAACACCGTCCTTGCCGACGAGGACTTCGACCCATGCTTCGTACACCTGGACAAAAGCGGAAACCTACTGCTCCTCGTTATCAAACATTGCAAAAACAAGTGGTATAGGTCGAGCCTGGTCAAAGCCCTCCTCGAACGTGGCGTCCACCCCAACACCAGTAGGGTGAGCGACCCAACTCCACTCTACCAGGCCATCAGCGAAGAGGACCTCGACCTTGTCTCTATTCTCTTAGACTTTGGAGCAGACGTATACCCGGCATCTCCGAATTCACCGATTGCGGGTCGGCGGTCTCAGCTGTTGGTTGCCGCCGTGCTCCTCGGCCACTCCAGGCTCGTGAAGATGCTACTGGACAAGGGAGTCTCGCCGTACATCAAGGGGAACACAAGTATCCACCGCGTCCAGCTTATCAATGGACCATCGTCGGTTTCGCTATGGGGTATCCTGTGGCAGTTCTGCGGGTCGAACACTCTACGTCGGCAGAAGTATGATGAGCGGGTTCGTGCTGGTGCAATTCCGCTGAATTACTGGACACCTGGTCAGCTCCATGCCTTGGCTTACTCTGGTGTCAATGGGCCAACTGCGGATAAGGATGTCTATGAGTCTCGAGTGTCGTATAGGctgttggaggttgatgctCATCCGCCGCAGACTGGGACAGGGAGACAGATCGCAGGTAGATGAGGGAACAGGATGGTATGAATGTTTGCATGAGGTTTCTTTTTGTATTTATTTTACCTTCGCTTTTTGACTTCACACCGGCTTGCAATGTATCCATTAATAGATTATCGATAACCTATTCTAGAATTAGATCTCAACAAAGCTGTCCAAACCAGAGCTAATCTCGAGCTGTTTCGCATGTAAGCAGCAGGAATACAGCGTCTGCCATCAAAATAACAATTTATTATGGAGAGCTGACATTCACAGTAATTTGCTCTCCGGTGAGGGAGAGTGAAGACAGGAAATGGCACGTGCTTTAGGGTGCCTTAGGGTATCCCCAGGCGACTAACACAGTCTCAACACCAAAGCACCCATGATAGACTGCATTCTGAATTGCGTTTTCCTATTCTAGCCAGTTGGTCAGTGGGCAATTGGCCCAGAATGgactctctccctctggaGATCTACCAACAGATCCTCGGATACGTGATAGAAGCCGAGCCCATCGATCATGTTGTCAACACAAGGCTGGTGAACTGTACGTCAACCCAGATCCCTCCTCCAAATCTAAAGGAAAACAGTATTTAATAAATGTCACCTGCCCAGACCGCTGGCAGGACTCCATCACAAGCCTCCTGATCCGCAGCACACGCCTAGAAACCGAGCTTGGCATCAACAGTCCAGAAACAAGAGATGTCCGCAACGACAGATGGCAGCACTTCCCTCTCCGATTCAAGATGCTCTTCATGTGGAACAAGGTAAACCGGCACTCCAGATCACCGACGACCTTCTCCGTCTGGGTTGAGAACATGCTAGAGTCTCGAGGCATTGACGATTCAGACCCCCATTTCCGAGAAGACGTTATCCAGCAACTGATCGGCGGGGCTGCAGTCGGGAACTTGATACCGGTTGAAGTGTTTAGGGCTGCGCAGAGCCTTTCTGCGGATGAGGGCACGCGGGTTCCTGATTTGCTTATGTATTCGTGGGAGCCGCTGGAGGAGACATACTGGATTCTGGTTGCTGCGAACGCGATGAGTATGGGGGATGCGGAGGCGCTGGATTATTTCCTTACCCATGGATATGACATGACGGCGCTGAGTATGCGATTCCGTGTTTGGATCATGAAGGGCAATGGGTCGGTGGTCAACGAGGAGGTCGTTCGTGTCCTGGAGAAGCATTCCGCACCGTTCATCTTTGAAGGGATGAGCTTCAGGATTGACAGGCAGTATCTGTTCAGGGCCATTGAGCTAGGACAGCCGGGGCCTCTGAATGGGCTTTTGGATCATTTGAAGAGGTGTTTTAGGCGTGCGATGGGTCTATTGGTTAACGCGGGCATATTGTATGCGAGGGCGATAGGGAAGAATGACCTGGCGACGGCTCTTGAGATTCGGCAGATCAACGACGCGCTGGAAGAGTTTCCCTACTTGAGTAGCTTGGAGTGGATGGACGCGAGGACTAAATGCATTTCCCTTGATTCGCTGTTTGAGACTTGATGGTGGAAGACAAGCATTGGTGGACGGTTGGAACATGTGCCTTTTGTATGGTATGCTCAAGCTAGAGAATCAAGTTCCGCTAAGAGAGACCATGATTGCGACGATCAGGATCTCGAATACGAGGTAGAGGCAGTGCACGATCCCTGTCGATGTAGGCTGTTCCCACCGTCGAAATCGTCTATCGTGGCCACCCTGGAGGCCTTGTAGCTATACCACTCAATATCTAGGGCTAAGTTGAATAACTCTCTAGTCTGATCAACTCGCCCGATCATAGTCATGGTTCCCAAGGGAAGATCGTTGCCCCTGAAGTGCACGCCAGTGACGCTGGCCCACGAGGCACCGAACGGCCCCAGCTTGGCGCACCAGCAGACACGAGAAACTGCAGCCGTCCACCCAATTGGCGTGACTGATATGGAGAAACGAGGCTGTCGTTTTTGCCCGGGCCTGCTTGGCATCCGGTGgtgcttgttgatgaggaggctgagtTTCCAATCCCCCAACTTTCCTCGAGATGCTGCTTATCTTTGGTCCTGCGACTGCTGCCTCTCGTCTTTCCAGGCGTTTCGCTTGAGTATCCAGAACCGCCATCGAGGGCACGACTATGGCGGAAGCCATCACCACAGTCCTAACGACTAACACTACCTACGGCAATCAGGCAAGCTGGGGCATCCTTGGATATTATCAGACCGGCAGCAGAGGTAGGTGTAGCACACTCCTATTCTGCTACCATTCGAAGCGCGCCTAACAACCAGGAAAACAACAGTCGGTTCAGTTGAGTGCCAGTCTGGGAGCATATACATCACAAACACCGACACCACCGGCTTAGGCGCGTGCTGCCACACCACAGCAACACGATGTGCGTTTGGCGTTTCCTGTGATGGATCTACGATTTTCTGGGCAGATGGTTCTAGTAGCTCTAGATGGTACGTACAATGAGATGGAAAAAGCCCCCAGGGCACGACGACACAGTTACAGCTAATGCGCGATCGACAGTTCGGAGACATGTCGTGGAAGAACCGTCGTTGGCAGCGCGACCGACTCCGGGCCCTGGACTGCATCGTCGTATGTATGtatggaggaggacgatTACAGGACGGATCTTAGTTGGACTCTCGAAGTGCCCGTAACAACGACAATAACAGGATCAGGTATGTGTCCCGGCTGCGACGACGATTATCGTGCCAGAACTGACGGAAAATCGGTATAGCGTCCTACATTTCCTCCGTGAAAGACGCCGAGACCTCCACTGCTACGCCTGCGCCTCCGCCATCAACTGTGGCCTCTGCAACGGCTCCTCCAGACTCCGGAAACGAACACGACGGGGGGAAGGGACAGAATGTCGGGGCAATCGCAggaggggtggtgggaggcgTGGCCGGTCTGACACTGATCCTGGCGGCATTGTGGTTCTATatgaggcggaggaagcagaaggaggcAGAG encodes:
- a CDS encoding ankyrin repeat domain-containing protein (InterPro:IPR002110,IPR036770,IPR020683;~PFAM:PF12796;~go_function: GO:0005515 - protein binding [Evidence IEA]), which encodes MPAKGYKSDHHLPLEVLFEIVDIAVLTLPTNEIFGLWGVNETFAYQAEKTLFRLLDREPRKWDSVPHSLRVKYLHRKYDPNPDSCYLSAFIHEMLALDTAADKDALRTKLIEGIAHGHYRLRYLLGPKVEMRSTPWLKSWSHGTLADDFNVVLACRAIHRQDVSEFQAIFPACNAVYGYRFQLSILEEAARAGSREILTILLPYTMTQELHASQTSRINHVYGNATRLRPEPVSGGIETGFTRALVPIAIASENRAALEVWFEGLKKLPGHTFEATTVSIMKTLTADPEIHKRELSEWFWMSLSNTVTNKNIQHVTFVSAVEHNEIAVINTVLADEDFDPCFVHLDKSGNLLLLVIKHCKNKWYRSSLVKALLERGVHPNTSRVSDPTPLYQAISEEDLDLVSILLDFGADVYPASPNSPIAGRRSQLLVAAVLLGHSRLVKMLLDKGVSPYIKGNTSIHRVQLINGPSSVSLWGILWQFCGSNTLRRQKYDERVRAGAIPLNYWTPGQLHALAYSGVNGPTADKDVYESRVSYRLLEVDAHPPQTGTGRQIAGR
- a CDS encoding uncharacterized protein (TransMembrane:1 (o182-207i)); protein product: MAEAITTVLTTNTTYGNQASWGILGYYQTGSRVGSVECQSGSIYITNTDTTGLGACCHTTATRCAFGVSCDGSTIFWADGSSSSRCSETCRGRTVVGSATDSGPWTASSYVCMEEDDYRTDLSWTLEVPVTTTITGSASYISSVKDAETSTATPAPPPSTVASATAPPDSGNEHDGGKGQNVGAIAGGVVGGVAGLTLILAALWFYMRRRKQKEAEMRELGAGYVPPAPNK